The following are encoded together in the Sparus aurata chromosome 1, fSpaAur1.1, whole genome shotgun sequence genome:
- the LOC115590772 gene encoding zinc finger protein 37 isoform X1, with protein MSDLDTLIVTFQTQLSDVMETVVKTAMYEVTRLVEDGFLEEVKRRDQEVESLRIQLQWAERKLSDQEEKEGGKIGKCVDCAKDDVELFCDAAGETFKDQQDDTLSDCGVKKEGDSTDRWTSSRMEVIPEIAQAADNPTATRSPETQVPEEDELTVLDIKKEDVNKPSCSSVHLGVWSGSPDSGAGPQSHSAAEKIEAQPKETQEISEELLRNVIKQDTQVSTAYVFPEEQEETQVPSLEVDVLVGPGRDQISSSAPPTERPQNSDALGVTIKQEVIDDSDVESERKIKRTTKSGMASFPCSFRQHRVSSVPHKQNHFSHKATVQEVMKLHSKVGAGLRLQAAIQHLHRPMKRPPHALSNNTAATLSVAHSQVANLNPLNRIPSTSKAAAPPSLSVQRVHLSDKQAAAHNRTGAPWVSIKTQLQSANSHHTNPLPHPDSLPHTGPRHLLRCGQCGKCFPHPSNLKAHLQTHTGERPFCCSLCGRSFTKLSNLKAHRRVHTGERPYCCLACGKRFTQKCNLKRHQRIHLDV; from the exons ATGTCGGACCTAGACACCCTCATTGTCACCTTCCAGACCCAGCTCTCGGATGTGATGGAGACTGTGGTGAAGACAGCCATGTATGAGGTCACCAGGCTGGTGGAGGACGGCTTCTTGGAGGAGGTGAAGCGCAGGGACCAGGAGGTGGAGAGCCTGAGGATTCAGCTGCAGTGGGCTGAGAGGAAGTTAAGTGACcaagaggagaaggaaggagggaagatcGGGAAGTGTGTCGACTGTGCCAAGGATGATGTGGAGCTGTTCTGTGACGCTGCAGGAGAAACCTTCAAAGATCAGCAGGATG ACACATTGAGTGACTGCGGTGTGAAAAAAGAAGGAGACTCAACGGACAGGTGGACGAGCAGCCGAATGGAAGTCATACCAGAGATAGCACAGGCAGCGGACAATCCTACAGCCACTCGCAGCCCTGAAACACAG GTACCAGAAGAAGACGAGTTAACTGTGCTAGATATTAAGAAAGAAGATGTGAATAAGCCGTCGTGTTCCTCTGTGCATTTGGGAGTGTGGAGCGGTAGCCCGGATA GCGGAGCAGGACCTCAATCACACAGTGCTGCTGAAAAGATTGAGGCACAACCAAAAGAGACTCAAGAAATCAGCGAGGAACTATTGAGGAACGTCATCAAGCAAGACACACAGGTCTCTACTGCGTATGTCTTTcctgaggagcaggaggaaaccCAGGTTCCATCTTTAGAGGTGGATGTTCTCGTTGGTCCAGGTAGAGATCAGATTTCATCCTCAGCACCCCCCACGGAAAGACCGCAAAACAGTGATGCGTTAGGTGTGACTATCAAGCAGGAGGTTATCGATGATTCTGATGTGGAAAGCGAGCGTAAGATAAAGAGAACAACAAAGTCTGGGATGGCATCTTTTCCGTGTTCATTTAGACAACATAGGGTGAGTTCAGTACCACACAAGCAAAACCACTTTTCCCATAAAGCCACGGTGCAAGAGGTTATGAAGCTGCACTCCAAAGTGGGTGCAGGTCTCAGATTGCAAGCTGCTATACAGCACCTGCACCGACCGATGAAAAGGCCCCCCCACGCCCTCTCGAACAACACCGCCGCAACTCTGTCTGTGGCCCACTCTCAGGTTGCGAACTTAAATCCCCTCAACAGAATCCCCTCTACATCTAAAGCCGCCGCGCCTCCTTCACTCTCAGTCCAGCGAGTTCACCTGAGTGACAAGCAGGCAGCAGCACATAACCGAACTGGTGCCCCCTGGGTCAGCATCAAAACCCAACTTCAGTCGGCAAACTCCCATCACACCAACCCCTTACCCCACCCAGACTCTCTCCCTCACACGGGCCCCAGACACCTCCTGCGCTGTGGCCAGTGCGGGAAGTGCTTTCCGCACCCCAGCAACCTAAAGGCCCACTTGCAGACTCACACAGGCGAGCGGCCTTtctgctgctccctctgtgGACGCAGCTTCACCAAGCTGAGCAACCTGAAGGCCCACCGACGGGTCCACACCGGAGAGAGACCATATTGTTGTTTGGCTTGTGGCAAACGCTTCACCCAGAAGTGCAACCTGAAACGCCACCAGAGGATTCATCTGGACGTATGA
- the LOC115590772 gene encoding zinc finger protein 37 isoform X2, giving the protein METVVKTAMYEVTRLVEDGFLEEVKRRDQEVESLRIQLQWAERKLSDQEEKEGGKIGKCVDCAKDDVELFCDAAGETFKDQQDDTLSDCGVKKEGDSTDRWTSSRMEVIPEIAQAADNPTATRSPETQVPEEDELTVLDIKKEDVNKPSCSSVHLGVWSGSPDSGAGPQSHSAAEKIEAQPKETQEISEELLRNVIKQDTQVSTAYVFPEEQEETQVPSLEVDVLVGPGRDQISSSAPPTERPQNSDALGVTIKQEVIDDSDVESERKIKRTTKSGMASFPCSFRQHRVSSVPHKQNHFSHKATVQEVMKLHSKVGAGLRLQAAIQHLHRPMKRPPHALSNNTAATLSVAHSQVANLNPLNRIPSTSKAAAPPSLSVQRVHLSDKQAAAHNRTGAPWVSIKTQLQSANSHHTNPLPHPDSLPHTGPRHLLRCGQCGKCFPHPSNLKAHLQTHTGERPFCCSLCGRSFTKLSNLKAHRRVHTGERPYCCLACGKRFTQKCNLKRHQRIHLDV; this is encoded by the exons ATGGAGACTGTGGTGAAGACAGCCATGTATGAGGTCACCAGGCTGGTGGAGGACGGCTTCTTGGAGGAGGTGAAGCGCAGGGACCAGGAGGTGGAGAGCCTGAGGATTCAGCTGCAGTGGGCTGAGAGGAAGTTAAGTGACcaagaggagaaggaaggagggaagatcGGGAAGTGTGTCGACTGTGCCAAGGATGATGTGGAGCTGTTCTGTGACGCTGCAGGAGAAACCTTCAAAGATCAGCAGGATG ACACATTGAGTGACTGCGGTGTGAAAAAAGAAGGAGACTCAACGGACAGGTGGACGAGCAGCCGAATGGAAGTCATACCAGAGATAGCACAGGCAGCGGACAATCCTACAGCCACTCGCAGCCCTGAAACACAG GTACCAGAAGAAGACGAGTTAACTGTGCTAGATATTAAGAAAGAAGATGTGAATAAGCCGTCGTGTTCCTCTGTGCATTTGGGAGTGTGGAGCGGTAGCCCGGATA GCGGAGCAGGACCTCAATCACACAGTGCTGCTGAAAAGATTGAGGCACAACCAAAAGAGACTCAAGAAATCAGCGAGGAACTATTGAGGAACGTCATCAAGCAAGACACACAGGTCTCTACTGCGTATGTCTTTcctgaggagcaggaggaaaccCAGGTTCCATCTTTAGAGGTGGATGTTCTCGTTGGTCCAGGTAGAGATCAGATTTCATCCTCAGCACCCCCCACGGAAAGACCGCAAAACAGTGATGCGTTAGGTGTGACTATCAAGCAGGAGGTTATCGATGATTCTGATGTGGAAAGCGAGCGTAAGATAAAGAGAACAACAAAGTCTGGGATGGCATCTTTTCCGTGTTCATTTAGACAACATAGGGTGAGTTCAGTACCACACAAGCAAAACCACTTTTCCCATAAAGCCACGGTGCAAGAGGTTATGAAGCTGCACTCCAAAGTGGGTGCAGGTCTCAGATTGCAAGCTGCTATACAGCACCTGCACCGACCGATGAAAAGGCCCCCCCACGCCCTCTCGAACAACACCGCCGCAACTCTGTCTGTGGCCCACTCTCAGGTTGCGAACTTAAATCCCCTCAACAGAATCCCCTCTACATCTAAAGCCGCCGCGCCTCCTTCACTCTCAGTCCAGCGAGTTCACCTGAGTGACAAGCAGGCAGCAGCACATAACCGAACTGGTGCCCCCTGGGTCAGCATCAAAACCCAACTTCAGTCGGCAAACTCCCATCACACCAACCCCTTACCCCACCCAGACTCTCTCCCTCACACGGGCCCCAGACACCTCCTGCGCTGTGGCCAGTGCGGGAAGTGCTTTCCGCACCCCAGCAACCTAAAGGCCCACTTGCAGACTCACACAGGCGAGCGGCCTTtctgctgctccctctgtgGACGCAGCTTCACCAAGCTGAGCAACCTGAAGGCCCACCGACGGGTCCACACCGGAGAGAGACCATATTGTTGTTTGGCTTGTGGCAAACGCTTCACCCAGAAGTGCAACCTGAAACGCCACCAGAGGATTCATCTGGACGTATGA
- the LOC115590761 gene encoding zinc finger and SCAN domain-containing protein 2 isoform X2: MAEAIVTFQSQLSGVMETVFKAAMYEITRLVEDSFLEEVTRCREQVETLKRRLKWSETRRKEREGDRPRGRCSDCGRAGLSGEEEPRATERNLKQERVLQEELNNSQSTDGETCSHEAEEAPSAMKAPQAAGVQGEKLDRLLKEEALRITPENTEPQERWGVNLEEPSGQPGPSKRYTDQKIPKCHVNWEVGFDQRPESGQDGHSGDPSEPLFQSRYAMEDLAGFDKTGYGDGNMIDMGNLDGLQGSPSHLGDDLGYMGHYEGDVEAPEGAEHQAYQAGAPRSRRGVVGSAAGSPSRTNIDVGGEFSCLLINEEGYLQDPNILYPVSGESGSRLNLRGQNIRTDPTLNSTAAMYGPTDAYSDTLNLGERLQHQAAGRGGRRHTCNQCSMSFSDSASLKAHKQTHKGTGQAPPYSCTQCGKTFAQACNLKVHQRIHSGQGLHLCSHCGKGFPSFSDLKTHKCGQTGDKPYCCSVCGNKFSRLWNLKLHRRIHTQEKPHRCTMCDKSFTRADILKVHQRTHTGERPYCCTVCGLSFKRLDHLKSHQRKHMTDL, encoded by the exons ATGGCCGAGGCTATAGTAACGTTTCAGTCTCAGCTCTCCGGAGTCATGGAGACGGTCTTCAAAGCTGCCATGTATGAGATCACCAGGCTGGTGGAGGACAGCTTTCTGGAGGAGGTGACGCGGTGCAGGGAGCAGGTGGAGACCCTGAAGAGACGGCTGAAGTGGTCCGAGACTCGacggaaggagagagagggggacagaCCGAGGGGGAGGTGTTCAGACTGCGGGAGAGCCGGGCTGTCCGGTGAGGAGGAACCCAGGGCGACAG agagaaatcTCAAACAGGAGAGAGTGCTGCAAGAAGAGCTCAACAACTCCCAGAGCACTGATGGTGAGACATGCAGTCATGAAGCAGAAGAGGCCCCAAGTGCCATGAAGGCGCCACAG GCGGCAGGTGTGCAGGGTGAAAAGCTGGACAGACTGCTGAAGGAGGAAGCCCTGCGGATAACTCCAGAAAATACTGAGCCCCAAGAGAGATGGGGAGTCAATTTAGAAG AACCATCAGGTCAGCCAGGGCCCAGTAAACGTTACACTGACCAGAAGATCCCAAAGTGCCACGTGAACTGGGAAGTCGGCTTTGACCAGCGCCCAGAGTCGGGCCAGGACGGACACTCGGGTGACCCATCGGAACCACTTTTCCAAAGCAGATACGCTATGGAAGACTTGGCTGGCTTTGACAAGACTGGCTATGGAGACGGCAATATGATAGACATGGGTAACTTGGATGGGTTACAAGGATCACCATCCCACCTGGGCGATGATCTGGGCTACATGGGGCACTATGAGGGGGATGTGGAAGCACCAGAAGGAGCTGAGCATCAAGCTTACCAAGCAGGTGCTCCGAGGAGTAGAAGGGGCGTGGTCGGTTCAGCTGCAGGCTCACCCTCAAGGACTAACATCGACGTGGGTGGAGAGTTCAGTTGTTTATTGATCAATGAAGAAGGATACCTGCAGGACCCAAATATCTTGTACCCCGTGTCTGGTGAGTCAGGCAGCAGGCTGAACCTCCGAGGGCAGAACATTCGCACTGACCCGACTTTGAACAGCACAGCGGCTATGTATGGACCAACAGATGCATACAGTGATACTTTAAACCTTGGTGAGAGGTTGCAGCATCAGGCAGCAGGtcgaggagggaggagacacacctGTAACCAGTGCTCCATGTCCTTCTCTGATTCAGCCTCACTAAAGGCTCATAAACAGACCCACAAAGGCACCGGACAGGCGCCACCGTACTCCTGCACCCAGTGCGGAAAGACCTTCGCTCAAGCCTGTAACCTCAAAGTCCACCAGAGGATTCACTCGGGGCAGGGGCTCCATCTCTGCAGCCACTGCGGTAAAGGTTTCCCTTCTTTCTCTGACCTAAAGACACACAAATGTGGCCAGACAGGTGACAAACCTTACTGCTGCTCCGTATGCGGGAACAAGTTCAGCCGCCTCTGGAATCTGAAGTTGCACCGGAGAATTCATACGCAGGAAAAACCTCATCGGTGCACCATGTGTGATAAGAGCTTCACACGGGCAGACATATTGAAGGTTCACCAGCGCACCCACACAGGGGAGCGACCATACTGCTGCACTGTGTGTGGCCTCAGCTTCAAACGCCTGGATCATCTGAAATCACATCAACGCAAACACATGACAGATCTATAA
- the LOC115590761 gene encoding zinc finger and SCAN domain-containing protein 2 isoform X1 — MAEAIVTFQSQLSGVMETVFKAAMYEITRLVEDSFLEEVTRCREQVETLKRRLKWSETRRKEREGDRPRGRCSDCGRAGLSGEEEPRATERNLKQERVLQEELNNSQSTDGETCSHEAEEAPSAMKAPQAAGVQGEKLDRLLKEEALRITPENTEPQERWGVNLEETEPSGQPGPSKRYTDQKIPKCHVNWEVGFDQRPESGQDGHSGDPSEPLFQSRYAMEDLAGFDKTGYGDGNMIDMGNLDGLQGSPSHLGDDLGYMGHYEGDVEAPEGAEHQAYQAGAPRSRRGVVGSAAGSPSRTNIDVGGEFSCLLINEEGYLQDPNILYPVSGESGSRLNLRGQNIRTDPTLNSTAAMYGPTDAYSDTLNLGERLQHQAAGRGGRRHTCNQCSMSFSDSASLKAHKQTHKGTGQAPPYSCTQCGKTFAQACNLKVHQRIHSGQGLHLCSHCGKGFPSFSDLKTHKCGQTGDKPYCCSVCGNKFSRLWNLKLHRRIHTQEKPHRCTMCDKSFTRADILKVHQRTHTGERPYCCTVCGLSFKRLDHLKSHQRKHMTDL; from the exons ATGGCCGAGGCTATAGTAACGTTTCAGTCTCAGCTCTCCGGAGTCATGGAGACGGTCTTCAAAGCTGCCATGTATGAGATCACCAGGCTGGTGGAGGACAGCTTTCTGGAGGAGGTGACGCGGTGCAGGGAGCAGGTGGAGACCCTGAAGAGACGGCTGAAGTGGTCCGAGACTCGacggaaggagagagagggggacagaCCGAGGGGGAGGTGTTCAGACTGCGGGAGAGCCGGGCTGTCCGGTGAGGAGGAACCCAGGGCGACAG agagaaatcTCAAACAGGAGAGAGTGCTGCAAGAAGAGCTCAACAACTCCCAGAGCACTGATGGTGAGACATGCAGTCATGAAGCAGAAGAGGCCCCAAGTGCCATGAAGGCGCCACAG GCGGCAGGTGTGCAGGGTGAAAAGCTGGACAGACTGCTGAAGGAGGAAGCCCTGCGGATAACTCCAGAAAATACTGAGCCCCAAGAGAGATGGGGAGTCAATTTAGAAG AAACAGAACCATCAGGTCAGCCAGGGCCCAGTAAACGTTACACTGACCAGAAGATCCCAAAGTGCCACGTGAACTGGGAAGTCGGCTTTGACCAGCGCCCAGAGTCGGGCCAGGACGGACACTCGGGTGACCCATCGGAACCACTTTTCCAAAGCAGATACGCTATGGAAGACTTGGCTGGCTTTGACAAGACTGGCTATGGAGACGGCAATATGATAGACATGGGTAACTTGGATGGGTTACAAGGATCACCATCCCACCTGGGCGATGATCTGGGCTACATGGGGCACTATGAGGGGGATGTGGAAGCACCAGAAGGAGCTGAGCATCAAGCTTACCAAGCAGGTGCTCCGAGGAGTAGAAGGGGCGTGGTCGGTTCAGCTGCAGGCTCACCCTCAAGGACTAACATCGACGTGGGTGGAGAGTTCAGTTGTTTATTGATCAATGAAGAAGGATACCTGCAGGACCCAAATATCTTGTACCCCGTGTCTGGTGAGTCAGGCAGCAGGCTGAACCTCCGAGGGCAGAACATTCGCACTGACCCGACTTTGAACAGCACAGCGGCTATGTATGGACCAACAGATGCATACAGTGATACTTTAAACCTTGGTGAGAGGTTGCAGCATCAGGCAGCAGGtcgaggagggaggagacacacctGTAACCAGTGCTCCATGTCCTTCTCTGATTCAGCCTCACTAAAGGCTCATAAACAGACCCACAAAGGCACCGGACAGGCGCCACCGTACTCCTGCACCCAGTGCGGAAAGACCTTCGCTCAAGCCTGTAACCTCAAAGTCCACCAGAGGATTCACTCGGGGCAGGGGCTCCATCTCTGCAGCCACTGCGGTAAAGGTTTCCCTTCTTTCTCTGACCTAAAGACACACAAATGTGGCCAGACAGGTGACAAACCTTACTGCTGCTCCGTATGCGGGAACAAGTTCAGCCGCCTCTGGAATCTGAAGTTGCACCGGAGAATTCATACGCAGGAAAAACCTCATCGGTGCACCATGTGTGATAAGAGCTTCACACGGGCAGACATATTGAAGGTTCACCAGCGCACCCACACAGGGGAGCGACCATACTGCTGCACTGTGTGTGGCCTCAGCTTCAAACGCCTGGATCATCTGAAATCACATCAACGCAAACACATGACAGATCTATAA